From one Verrucomicrobium sp. genomic stretch:
- a CDS encoding enolase C-terminal domain-like protein, with amino-acid sequence TRENLLELYMDVVDRYPIASIEDGMAEDDDLGWLEITSKLGRRIQLVGDDNFVTNPAIFREGIKKGTANAILIKPNQIGTLTETLETVALAKEAGYGAVISHRSGETEDTFIADFAVATGVGQIKTGSLCRSERVAKYNRLLAIERELGDRARYAGASTLGRRK; translated from the coding sequence CCACCCGCGAAAACCTCCTGGAACTCTACATGGACGTGGTGGATCGCTACCCCATCGCCTCCATCGAGGATGGCATGGCCGAGGACGACGACCTGGGATGGTTGGAAATCACGAGTAAGCTAGGCCGCCGTATCCAGTTGGTCGGCGACGATAATTTCGTGACCAACCCGGCGATCTTCCGGGAGGGAATCAAGAAGGGGACCGCCAATGCGATCCTCATCAAGCCGAACCAGATCGGCACCCTGACCGAGACGCTGGAGACGGTCGCCTTGGCGAAGGAGGCGGGCTACGGCGCGGTCATCTCCCACCGCTCCGGGGAGACGGAGGACACCTTTATCGCTGACTTCGCCGTGGCGACCGGGGTGGGCCAGATCAAGACCGGCTCCCTCTGCCGCTCGGAGCGCGTCGCCAAATACAACCGGCTCCTCGCCATCGAACGGGAACTGGGCGACCGCGCCCGCTACGCCGGAGCCTCCACCCTGGGCCGGAGAAAGTAG